The Thermoanaerobaculia bacterium DNA window CCGAGTGTCTCTTCCATGAGATGGACGTCCGCGAAGTCGCGGATTGCGAGGCCTTCGTCGCCGCGACGGTCGAGCGATTCGGCCGCATCGACGTTCTCGTCAACAACGCCGGGCTCGCGCGCGGCCGTCAGTTCGTCGCCGAGGGGATCGAGAGCGAATGGGAAGAGATGATCGACACCAACGTGAAGGGGCTGCTCCACATGTCGCGTCTCGTCCTTCCGCGGCTCATCGCGCAGGACTCCGGGCACGTCGTCAACATGGGCTCCGTCGCGGGACACGGCGTTTACGAAGGAGGCTCCGTCTACTGCGCGACGAAGTGGTCCGTGAGGGCGATCTCGCAGGCGATGAGGCTCGAATTGAACGGGACGAACATCCGCGTCACGGAGATATGTCCCGGGCTCGTCGAGACGGAGTTCTCGATCGTCCGGTTCCATGGCGAGGAGGACCCCCGGGAGGCGAAGCAGAAATCGGACGAGGTGTACCGGGGGTTACAGCCGCTGACCGCCTCGGACATCGCCGACTGCGTCGTGTGGGCGCTCACGCGTCCTCCCCACGTCGACATCGATGAGATTGTGCTGCGTCCGATAGCGCAGGCCGGAATGGGAAAGGTCGCGAGGAAGGGATGATCGTGCGCCGCCGCAGCCAGGCTCGGGTCGATTGTCGTAACCCTTGGGGGCGCGGTCCGCTCAGTCGAATCGACCACGAGGCGCGTCGAGGCGCGAGCCCGGCGGGATGCGGGCGGTCGACCCGCGGCCGCGGCGTACCGGTGAGCCTACGGTAAGGCCGCGGGTCGCGGCGCTCGCGCCCGCCCGGCTCGAGGCATCGCCGCGCTGGAGATATCCATGAAATGGATCACCGCCCTCCTCGTCCTGATCGTCGTCGTCTGGTACGTGGCGACCCGGACGACGCTTCTCGACCGCGTCGTCAACAAGGACGTGATGAGCACCGAAGCGGTGATCCCGAAAGCGGAACGCGCCGCGGCCCGCGAGCGGGCGCGCGTGAACCAGGTGCAATCGGTCGAGAGCGCCGCGGCCGACCAGACGGTCTCCGTGACGATGACGCAGGACGAGGTTCACTCGATCTGGGGCGACCCGAACTCGAAGGAAAAGGACGCCAACGGCACCGAGACCTGGCGGTACGAGGCGATCGGGAAGAAGGTCGTCTTCCGGTACGGAAAGGTCTGGACGGTCGATCCCCTCTAGGCGCGGCGACTTGTCGCGCCGAAGCCTTGGCGAAGGCGGATGCATCGAGCCTAACGGGCGCGTGACCGTCGCGGGAGCTGGCTCGGGGGACGAGAGCGCGTGGCGGCGGCGCCGCTCGTCGAACGAGCGACTCGACGGCACCGCCGCCACCCCCTTCGCCGACGCTCCCGCTCCCGCATCGGGGAGCTTTCGCCTCGGTGACTTCGGGCGAAAGCTTTCCGCGATGCGAAGGGCCCCGAGCGACCTGGCCCTCATTAACCAATGCGGGTCGGGCGCCCGCATCCCGTCCGCCTTCGCCGAGGCTTCGGCGGATCAAAGCGTCGACTGCGTTATTGCCTCAGGCGACGTACTTGACGATCAATCCGCCATATCTCGTGAGAGCGACGGCGGATCGGGTTCGCGCCTCGCCGCGCTTTTGCGTCGACTGAACTGAATTCCTCGTACCAGAAGCTGGGT harbors:
- a CDS encoding SDR family NAD(P)-dependent oxidoreductase — encoded protein: MNLSGGVVLITGASSGIGEATARLLAPLGARLSLGARRVERLERLAAELAATHGTECLFHEMDVREVADCEAFVAATVERFGRIDVLVNNAGLARGRQFVAEGIESEWEEMIDTNVKGLLHMSRLVLPRLIAQDSGHVVNMGSVAGHGVYEGGSVYCATKWSVRAISQAMRLELNGTNIRVTEICPGLVETEFSIVRFHGEEDPREAKQKSDEVYRGLQPLTASDIADCVVWALTRPPHVDIDEIVLRPIAQAGMGKVARKG